In Euphorbia lathyris chromosome 9, ddEupLath1.1, whole genome shotgun sequence, the following are encoded in one genomic region:
- the LOC136207422 gene encoding uncharacterized protein: MSGLSPGSKKLVREMSSAQAAPCAIFAAIKEKHSEDCPTQRHIYNYREKIRTESFEGRDVIGQFYRLAIDKEYVHWTQAVPGSNVMPHLFMAHPTSITLFRSYYLFVGMDSTYKTNKYKMSFFEIIGMTPSNKNFLIAYAIMKDETKESYMWEVIHRVQGLIVPFITGFHDVVADGNYGFRVLVDAITYKQKEWKLMRVLIENEMRANRDLYAPVYGNGFDAALTCIKWAGAGCSESHWMVSPDDLYVAASVLNAVIFLFTTSQLGCCTILPMRSDDGRPPEREIVICHLGSYHHYIRLYLHPTFLVPPIATQRRIFHDPSVRHLDNLYAERRETWTRLY, from the coding sequence atgagcggactaagcccgggttccaaaaaacttgttcgtgaaatgagttcagctcaagctgcgccttgtgctatttttgctgcaatcaaagaaaaacattcggaggattgcccgacacaaagacatatctataactacagggagaaaatcaggactgagagctttgagggtcgggatgtaatcggtcagttttatcggcttgctatagataaggaatatgtacattggacgcaagcggtgccgggcagcaatgttatgcctcacttatttatggcacatcctacatcgatcacactgttccgatcttattacttgtttgttggtatggattcaacatataaaacaaacaagtataagatgtcattctttgagatcattggaatgacgccttcaaacaaaaacttcttgatcgcctatgcaatcatgaaggatgaaactaAGGAAAGTTATATGTGGGAAGTTAtacatcgggttcaaggtctcatcgtaccatttattactggattccatgatgttgtagcagatggtaactatggatttcgtgttttagtCGATGCCATCACCTATAAACAGaaggagtggaagctgatgagagtgctcatagagaatgagatgcgggcaaaccgtgatctgtatgcgccagtgtacgggaacggatttgatgctgccctcacgtgtattaaatgggcaggagcggggtgtagtgagtcccactggatggtgagtccggatgacttatatgTTGCTGCATCTGTTTTGAATGCAGTAATATTCCTTTTTACTACATCacagttaggatgttgcactatactgccgatgcgttcggacgatggaagaccaccagagcgagagattgtgatttgtcatttggggagttatcatcactacatacgtctttatttacatcctaCATTTCtagtgcctcccattgccacccaacGGCGTATATTTCATGAtccgagtgttcgtcacttggacaatctatacgctgaaaggagagagacgtggactagattatattag
- the LOC136205570 gene encoding G2/mitotic-specific cyclin S13-7-like yields the protein MASRPIVPQQARGEAVAGGNMHQKKNVAAAGDGRNRRALGDIGNLVTVRGNDAKAQDRICRPMTRSFRAQLLANAQADVAAENHNLKKIACVKVNKVGGDVPVGVAVGKKHVAEKAIQKKVTVIPKPKEVIVISPDTEKDEKLNKPEEKKTTVELQRSSKKKAQTYTSALTARSKKACGIASKPKEDIVDIDAADANNDLAGIEYVEDIYRFYKAVENESRPHNYMESQPEINERMRAILIDWLVDVHQRFELSPETFYLTINIIDRFLCVKTVPRRELQLVGISATLIAAKYEEIWPPEVNDLVCISDRAYTHGQVLIMEKTILGKLEWTITVPTHFVFLARFIKASIPDKEMENMVYFLAELGIMHYDTIMFCPSMVAASAVYAARCTLKKSPVWTETLKVHTGFSESQLKDCAGLLAFFHTRAGENKLQSVNKKYSNPLRGSVAQLTPAKSLLPPSLSQ from the exons ATGGCATCGAGACCCATAGTTCCTCAACAAGCTAGAG GTGAAGCGGTTGCAGGAGGTAATATGCACCAGAAAAAGAATGTAGCGGCAGCCGGTGATGGCAGAAACCGGCGAGCTCTTGGGGATATAGGTAATCTGGTAActgttcgaggaaatgacgcaAAGGCACAAGATCGCATATGTCGCCCAATGACAAG GAGTTTCCGTGCGCAGCTCTTGGCCAATGCTCAGGCTGATGTAGCCGCCGAGAATCATAATCTCAAG AAAATAGCTTGTGTCAAGGTGAACAAGGTAGGCGGCGATGTTCCAGTAGGAGTAGCAGTCGGTAAAAAACATGTTGCAGAAAAGGCAATTCAGAAGAAAGTCACAGTAATTCCAAAACCTAAAGAAGTGATTGTGATAAGCCCTGATACTGAGAAAGATGAGAAGTTGAACAAGCCCGAAGAGAAGAAAACAACAGTCGAACTGCAACGGTCTTCAAAAAAGAAGgcacagacatatacttcagcCCTGACTGCTCGGAGCAAG AAAGCATGTGGTATAGCCTCCAAGCCGAAGGAGGACATTGTTGATATCGATGCAGCCGATGCTAACAACGATTTGGCTGGTATCGAGTATGTTGAAGACATCTACCGATTCTATAAGGCAGTAGAG AATGAGAGTAGGCCTCATAATTATATGGAATCACAGCCTGAAATCAATGAGAGGATGAGGGCTATTCTCATAGACTGGCTGGTTGATGTTCATCAGAGATTTGAGCTCTCACCGGAAACTTTCTATCTGACTATCAACATTATCGACCGGTTCCTATGCGTGAAGACTGTTCCAAGAAGGGAACTGCAACTGGTGGGCATAAGTGCAACCTTAATTGCTGCGAAATACGAGGAAATCTGGCCTCCGGAAGTCAATGATTTGGTATGCATATCTGATAGAGCATATACCCATGGACAAGTTCTGATAATGGAGAAAACTATCCTTGGAAAGCTGGAATGGACTATTACAGTGCCTACACATTTTGTGTTCCTTGCTCGTTTCATCAAGGCCTCAATTCCCGACAAGGAA ATGGAAAACATGGTCTACTTTCTAGCTGAGTTGGGTATAATGCATTATGACACAATAATGTTCTGTCCATCAATGGTTGCTGCTTCAGCAGTGTATGCAGCTCGATGCACATTGAAGAAAAGTCCGGTTTGGACGGAGACTCTTAAGGTTCATACCGGGTTTTCTGAATCACAGTTGAA GGATTGTGCTGGACTGTTAGCTTTCTTCCACACAAGAGCTGGAGAAAACAAGCTTCAGTCTGTGAACAAAAAGTACTCGAATCCTCTGAGAGGTTCCGTTGCGCAGCTTACTCCGGCTAAAAGTTTGTTACCTCCTAGTTTGAGtcaatga